Within the Chlorocebus sabaeus isolate Y175 chromosome 7, mChlSab1.0.hap1, whole genome shotgun sequence genome, the region CTTCTCTAATTTTCTGTTTACTGATGTTGGATCCTTTTTCAGTTCTCCCTGGATTATGTCCAAAACTTTCCCAAAGCTgtgtttttttataattttcagtgtttGCGGTCTTTTAAGgtaatttattttcacaaatcCTTTGAAACTAAGTCTTAATATCCTCAACTTTCCTTGTTATAATAGTGATATGTTTAGTGTGATCTTGGTCATAGATAGAAAATGCTGGCACAGTTGcttcttatttatatttcctctgtttctaatttttggttTATATTCACTGCAGTTTAATAAACCAACTCCCTCTATAGATTACCTGCTGTGAGAGAATCAAAAGTAACAACAGTGGGAGTAGCTACAAGTCTTAACAGAAAAACACTTAGCACTGTAGATGTCTAGGACTATATTTTTCCCAGGCAGAATTTTAGGCCACACAAATGACTCCCTATAATCATTCCATAACTAAGTTATTAGATATTggtttgttaatttaaaatatcatgttgATGAGAGTATAAATGAAAATTGGTTTGAACTTTTGCAAGGACAATTTGGGAATATGAATTTTAAACTGACCCACCAACTTATGTGCAGCTGAAATCCAAactttgtctttaatttcttattaaaatataagtaaatttaCCTCGGTATGTTATTCCTAGGAATTACACAAAtgacataaatatgtatatgtgtatgggtgcacatgcatacacatacacattgtgGTACTATTatctaaaaatttgaaattatcaaGATGTCCTTTGATTTGAGttggttaaattatttttcatttaactaTACTGTGGTATATACTGTGTACACATTTAAAATGTTGCTGTAGGTTGATATTTAAGGGTGcataaaaaatatgtgaaacattACTTACCATTAAGTGAAAAATAGTTTCAGtatacaattttgaaaattatatctaGGTATGTATACACAAAGACATTAACAGtaacttttactttcttctttatactttttgtgtttagtttttttaaaaagaagaatgtctttttttatgatcagaagaaaattgttttattttcagagaagaaaagagatttaaaggAGAAATTGTTTCCTTCCTTACCGTTCTAACTCATGAACTTGGTTTGGGTATGCCTACTCTTTCttgtaaaaactttaaaaaataaatcaacaaatccaCATACCATTCTGCTTCATGTTCATGACATTGTTTTAGTAGCTGTAGATATTCAGATACCATTgagatttccatttaaaaatcaaactcagCAGAACATAAGTTGGTTGTTTTTTTAACCCTAacccatttaaaataaaattacataggGACATTAAGTGCTTTGTTATGTATGTACCACATATGCAACACAGTTAGCATCTTTGGTGCTCATTTGAGAATCCTAatgtaaaagaaatgaactaaACAATTAAAATTCGGTGACATACTTGCAAAGAGTTGTCAACATTCTAGTGTGCTGTAGCACTGCTGTATTGCTTAGTCATTGTcttactattttttcctttttttttttttaatctcttaattttaggttcaggggtacatgtgaaggtttgttaaataggtaaactcatgccacaggggtttgttgtacagattatttcatcccaACCTCCAGCCTcgagtagaccccagtgtctgttgttttcttccttgAGTATGagttcttaccttttttttttttttttttgagacagagtttcactctgttgcccagactggagtgtagtggtatgatcttcgctcactgcaacctccacctcccgggttcaagtgattctcctgcctcagcctaccaagtagctgggattataggcatacaccactgagcctggctaatttgtgtatttttagtagagatggggtttcaccatattggccaggctggcctcaaactcctgatatcaggtcatctgcctcccttggcctcccaaagtgctgggattacagacgtgagccactgtgcccagtcaagttttcatcatttagctcccacttataagtgagaacatgcagtatttggttttctgttcctgtgttagtttgctgaggataatagcctttagctccatccatgttgctgcaaaagacatgatctcattcttttttatggctacatagtattccatggtgtgtatgtactactttttctttattcgGTGTGTCATTGATGGAGATtctggttgattccatgtctttgctattgtgaatagtgctgcaatgaaaatttgcatgcgtgtgtctttatggtagaataatttatattcctctgggtatataaccagtaatgggattgctggatcaaatcaTTGTTCTGCTTTTAACCCTTTGAGGAATCACTTTCCACAAtaattgaattaatttacactcccaccaacagtgtataagtaagttttcccatttctctgcaatcttgccagcatctgttatttgttgactttttaataatagccattctgactggtgtgggatagtgtctcattgtggttttgatttgcatttctctaacgatcggtgatgttgagctttttttcatatgcttgttggtggCATATATGtcttgaagtgtctgttcatatcctttgcccactttttaatgggcttgtttttctcttgtaaatttgtttaagttccttatagatgctggatattagacttttgtcagatgcacagtttgcaaatattttctcccattttgtaggatGTCTGTTTActgttgacattttcttttgctgtgcagaagctctttagcttaattagatcccacctgtcaatttttgcttttgttatgattgctttggtgtctttgtcatgaagtcttttacTGTTCCTATATCCAGGATGATATTGCCTCAGTtgccttccagggtttttatagttgtgagttttacatgtaagtctttaatccatcatgagttaatttttgtatgtggcttgtaagggtccagcttcagtctgatgcatatggctggccagttaccccagcaccatttattgaatagggagtcttttcccttttgcttgtttttgtcagctttgtagAAGATCAGATTGTCATaagtgtgtggccttatttctggttTGCCTATTTTAATATACGAACAACAGATACTTTTGTCTTCTGAATAGATTATAACCTACTTATAGTCAAGGTATGTCTTTTGCCATCCTGTAagtatgttgttttgttttgttttgttttgttttgttttgttttgttttgttttgagacagttttgctctgtcacctaggctggggtgcagtggcgcaatctcggcttactgcaacctctacctcccaggttcaagcacttctcctgcctcagcctcctgagtagctgggattacaggtgtgcaccaccatgcccagctaatttttgtatttttagtagagatgaagtttaagcatgttggccaggctggtctcaaactcctgacctcaggtgatctgcctgcctcagcctcccaaagtgctgagattataggcatgagccaccatgcctggcctataagtgtgtttttaaaacttattaatgGATCATGAAATTAGTGGGTCATAATTGCCATCTaagtatatataaacacacacatatatatatttaaactattacagtcatcccttggtatatgtggggggattggttctaggacaCCCCCCACTTGTGCCAGTATACCAAAATCCATGCATACATAAGTCCTGTAGACAGTCCTGCAGTACTTATGTGTATGAAAAGTTGGCTGGCTGTATACGCAAGTTTTGCATCCTATTAATACTGTATTTTCTCTCCATgcatttgtttgaaaaaaaaaaaaaaaattcagatataaGTGTACCCATGCCATTTAGTTCAGAAgtcaactctgtgtgtgtgtgtgtatgtgtgtgtgtgtgtgtagtatatatatttcatatatgtgaAAGTTCATAGTATGTACTAAAGGTGAATTTTGTTTATGAAACTCCTAGGTGAcacttaaaatatttggaaagccctATCCCAAAATACTTAGGGAAGAACATTAAACTCACAATTAAGTAGAGGTCAGCTGTCCAAGAAGCCTTGGTTGCCTTAGAATATAGCCAGAAAATCAGAAATTTAACTTAACAGACGTTTGAGTTACAAAAGTATGTGTTAGTTACAGGTGAACATCCTAGTCTCTGCCTCAGAATCCCTTTAGTTTTAGACAATTATTAAATGTGGCTGTTTTCTTTCCTGGTCTATAACAAGTTAGAGTAAACCAGAAGTAAGAAGAATTCCAAAGATAGACACCGTAATAGGAAGAAAATACTTAGCAGTCTGAGAAGAGCAGGGATACTATGAAAGAACAGTAGCGCAGGTAGGTTGTATAGGGGTGCAGATGCACACTTGTTATATGCCTTTAAGGGTGTAATTTTGAGGCTGTAAAGAGTGAGAAATGCACTAAACCCCTGGGCATCAGGAAAGCCAGGTTTCACATTCATTCATAACTAACAGTACATTATGGGCCAAGTCGCTTAacctctccctctgtcccagtttcctaatctgtaaaatgaggtataTGTACTAGATGTTCTCAAAGGTTCCTTCACATTCAGCAATTTTCTCATTTCAGTGAATTTACAGGTAAGACTTGCTTATGAtttacaatataaaaagatgagTTCGAACAAACTGGTTAGttgtatactttttaaagaataaatgaggaattaaaaatatgttgtatATTTGCATCTTAAAATACTACTTTGTGTTTCTGAGTTTCTCTTATCTTACTATTTTATTGTAACGAATTTaccattgaaaatatttatagagtTTGGCCGCTTATATACTTGGCTTTATTTCTACAGGGATAGGAGACTACTTTAGTACTGCTTAAGGCATTTtcccatttatctttttatttctctttaagttttctgtttttcactttttatatattctaggtgGTTATCCAAATGCCAACCCAGTCCAGGTTTCAACagcaacattttttcttttcttcaacgAAGAGTAGAGAATGGAGATCAGCTCTATCAGTACTGTTCATTGTTAATAAAAAGTATACCTCTCAAGCAACAGCTTCACTGGGATCCTAGCAGTCACAGTTTGCAGGGGTTTATGGACTTTGGTCTTGGAAAACTTGATGCTGATGAAACACCACTTGcttcagaaactgttttgttaatGGCAGTGGGTATTTTTGGCCATTGGAGAACACCTCTTGGTTATTTTTTTGTTAACAGAGCATCTGGATATTTGCAAGCTCAGCTGCTTCGTCTGACTATTGGTAAACTGAGTGACATAGGAATCACAGTTCTGGCTGTTACATCTGATGCCACAGCACATAGTGTTCAGATGGCAAAAGCATTGGGGATACATATTGATGGAGACGACATGAAATGTACATTTCAGCATCCTTCATCGTCTAGTCAACAGATTGCATACTTCTTTGACTCTTGCCACTTGCTAAGATTAATAAGAAATGCATTTCAGAATTTTCAAAGCATTCAGTTTATTAATGGCATAGCACATTGGCAGCACCTTGTGGAGTTAGTGGCACTGGAGGAACAGAAATTatcaaatatggaaagaatacCAAGTACACTTGCAAATTTGAAAAATCATGTACTGAAAGTGAATTGTGCCGCCCAACTCTTTAGTGAGAGTGTAGCCAGTGCATTAGAATATTTGCTATCCTTAGACCTGCCACCTTTTCAAAACTGTATTGGTACCATCCATTTTTTACGTTTAATTAACAATCTGTTTGACATCTTTAACAGTAGGAACTGTTATGGAAAGGGACTTAAAGGGCCTCTGTTGCCTGAAACTTACGGTAAAATAAACCACGTGTTAATTGAAGCCAAGACTATTTTTGTTACATTATCTGACACTAGCAATAATCAAATAATTAAGGGTAAGCAAAAACTAGGATTCCTGGGATTTTTGCTCAATGCTGAGAGCTTAAAGTGGCTCTACCAAAATTATGTTTTCCCAAAGGTCATGCCTTTTCCTTATCTTCTGACTTACAAATTCAGTCACGATCATCTggaattatttctaaatatgctTAGGCAGGTATTAGTAACAAGTTCTAGCCCTACCTGCATGGCATTCCAGAAAGCTTACCATAATTTGGAGACCAGATACAAATTTCAAGATGAAGTTTTTCTAAGCAAAGTAAGCATCTTTGACATTTCAATTGCTCGAAGGAAAGACTTGGCACTTTGGACAGTTCAACGTCAGTATGGTGTCAGCGTTACAAAGACTCTCTTTCACGAAGAGGGTATTTGTCAAGACTGGTCTAATTGTTCACTAAGTGAGGCATTATTAGACCTGTCAGATCATAGGCGAAATCTCATCTGTTATGCTGGTTATGTTGCAAACAAGTTATCAGCTCTTTTAACTTGTGaggactgcatcactgcactgtaTGCATCGGATCTCAAAGCCTCTAAAATTGGGTCACtattatttgttaaaaagaaGAATGGTTTGCATTTTCCTTCAGAAGGTCTGTGTCGGGTCATAAATATTTGTGAGCGAGTTGTAAGAACCCATTCAAGAATGGCAATTTTTGAACTAGTTCCTAAACAAAGGGAATTGTATCTTCAACAGAAAATATTATGTGAGCTTTCTGggcatatttatctttttgtagatTTGAATAAGCATCTCTTTGATGGAGAAGTGTGTGCCATCAATCACTTTGTCAAGTTGCTAAAGGATATAATAATCTGTTTCTTAAATATCAGAGCTAAAAATGTTGCACAGAACCCTTTAAAACAGTCAGAGAGAACTGATATGAAAACTTTATCAAGGAAACACTGGTCATCTCTACAGGATTATAAATGTTCAAGTTTTGCTAATACCAGTAGTAAATTCAGGCATTTGCTGAGTAATGATGGATATCCATTCAAATGAGAGacctaaaatatattaacattttaattaagaaCACTTggtcaacattttttaaagttcaatttaccatattttataaattgatCATTCTGCACAGTGGACAAATTTGCAATTCTGacttattaaaatttcaaattctgcATATCACAAAATCTGCTTATACTTTTGGTATGGCTTGTAGCATTTATGAGTTTTCCAAAATGTAGAAAGCAGTAAGTCAGTAGGAGCAGACTGGCCAACAGGTACTGTCTTTGAATTTACTACTATAAGACTAAGCAGTGTTACTGGACACAGTTTTAACTTGTTCAATCTgcttcaaaaacaagaaaaacaacaactatGAGTTATCAAAACTGACTACTTTTATGACTACACTGCATTTCTAAAAGATCTTTGAATtacaattcttaaaaatattaacaataccTATAAAACCTTGAAGATAACTTTtacttaaatatgaaaattaaattgtaGTTTGAAAATTAGGCTCAAACAAATATCAGATACTGCAAAAATCCCCTTGTCCCAGGATACCTAAAATAGAAGTGCTTAAACTTCGTCAGGCAGAAGGTAAAGGACATGAGCCATGAGATTCTTCCTTGTGCTACAGCCACACTGGGGAGTGCAGTCTGGAAAGAACATACCTAATGTGTTTTTCACTATCCATTATCTCTGAACTttgaaatattacttttgaaTAAAAGGCTGGAGACTTAGTTTGACTTGAAAAAGCTCCCTGCTCATCAGAAAACAGGGGGAACCTAATTTGAAGATGGAAGCATACTAAGGACAATTTTCTCCACTCACATCcacatttgaaaaaagaaacagaaaaacataggTAACTCTGCTTTCACAAATGAGAAGAGTTTAATGGATAGAAGAAACAAGCACATTATTCACCTGTGttataaaacatcttttttgTCACTAAGTGTTTGCAAAGTACAGTTAATCCTAATATGAAAACTTAGAATTGTAAAAGATTAATGATAACGTAAaagtatattaattaaaattcccCTTACAAAGTATATTTTGATGTTTGTTTATTCTACCTCAAACAAAGGCTTAAGTTTTGAAGTGTAACCAATTTATACTTCATTTTATACAGAACCTATTGCTGAGAAGTCTGAATattgtgctttttgttgtttgtaaatAGAATTGAATTAAATACACCAGGATAAATCTTATTTAAAAGAATCCTGTTTGTAAATCACCAACTTTAACTTATTGCTTATATAAATCCAAGCTCTGTACCTGATCTTTATGTAAAGCAAGATTTATATGTGTAGTTATCTAATGCCCTTTGGTGTTACATTTGACTGATGTGCAGATGTCTGTATTTTAGTGTTTTGCATTACTTTAAGTGCTAGATAAATTGGAAAGAGATGGTCGATAGAGACAATGAATATTGAAAAATCTGAAGGTCACAGATTTCTCTTAGATAAGAAGATAAGAATAGTCTCATCACTACTTTTAGCCCAGTTAATTGCTCCTGCACTTGTGAAAGGGCTTGGAGTCTTATACTAGATTTACTTGATATGATACTCTTTAcagtgaaataaattattcattcataTTTGATTTAGGGCAGTTTGGTTATAATTTTGACTTTGCATCTtggccatttttttcttcagagaaaagcattccctttaaaaatttatcctcagccgggcgcggtggctcaagcctgtaatcccagcactttgggaggccgagacgggtggatcacgaggtcaggagatcgagaccatcctggctaacctggtgaaaccccgtctctactaaaaattacaaaaaaatagccgggcgaggtggcgggcgcctgtagtcccagctactcgggaggttgaggcaggagaatggcgtaaacccgggaggcggagcttgcagtgagctgagatctggccactgcattccagcctgggcgacagagcgatactccgtctcaaaaaacaaaaaaaagaaaaaaaaaatttatcctacTTTCCAATAATAGTGCTAGGAGAAATGgttatccacatgcaaaaaaattaacttgaaatgaaGCAAAGACCTGAATAGAAGAGGTAAGGCTATAcaacttttagaaaatatagagTTAAACTTTGAGATTTGGATTAGGCggtggtttctttttctttttttttttctttcttttttttttttttgaggcagagtctcgctctgttgcccaggctggagtgcagtggagggatcttgggtcaccacaacctccacctcccgggttcaagtgattctcctgcctcagcctcccgagtagctgggactacaggcatgcaccaccatgcccggctaatttttgtatttttagtagagacgggatttcactgtgttggccaggctggtatcgaactcctgacctcatgatccacccaccttggcctcccaaagtggtgggattacaggtgtgagccaccgtgcctggccaggtagtggtttctttctttttttttttttttttgttttttgagacggagtctcgctctgtcgcccaggctggagtgtgcagtggccggatctcagctcactgcaagctccgcctcccgggtttacgccattcttctgcctcagcctcccgagtagctgggactacaggcgcccgccacctcgcccggctatttttttgtattttttagtagagacggggtttcaccgggttagccaggatggtctcgatctggtgacctcgtgatccgcccgtctcggcctcccaaagtgctgggattacaggcttgagccaccgcgcccggccaggtagTGGTTTCTTAAGACAaagcacagcaaaggaaaataattgtacttcatcaaaattaacttGTGCTTTGAAgggataccatcaagaaagtgaaaacctattgaatggaaaaaaatgtttgcaaatcatttaataaagttatatctagaatctacaaagaattcgTATGACTCAAAAGGACAAAtaaccaaaatttttaaatgggtaaAGAATATGAATTTTTCTCCAAAGGAGATATACAGAAGGCCATAAAACACATGAATATATGTTCACATCAGCTAtccagaaaatgcaaatcaatatgACAATGAAATACCACATCGCATCTGTTAGGACAGCTATTTTATAAAGAAGACAtcgaggccgggcgcagtggcccatgcctgtaatccttgcactttgcgaggctgaggcgggtggatcacctgaggtcaggagtttgagatcagcctggcaacatgatgaaaccctgtaatcccagctactcgggaggctgaggcaggagaagcatttgaacccgggaggcggaggttgcagtgagctgagatcatgccactgcactccagcctgggcaacgagcaagattccgtctcaaaaaaaaaaaacaagacacggccaggcacagtagctcatgcctcaactcccagcattttgggaagctggggcaggaggattgcttgaacccaggagtttaaaaccagcctggacaataaagagtgagacccccatctgtgaaaggaaaaaaaaaaaggaaagacatagtattggcaagaatgtggagaaattagaaccctcaaACACttttgttggtgagaatgtaaaatagtcCAGCTAGTGCAGCAGCTTTGGAAAATagcctggcagttcctcaaaagcttAGAGTTACCTATGACCTAGCAAATTGTACTCCTAGGCATATACCCTAGAGAAATAAAAACGtccacacaaaaatgtgtacatgaACTTCATTGATAGTagccaaaaagtgggaaaaagcctaaatgtccatctactgattaatgaaaacaacaaaatgtgcTATAACCACATGATgggtaagtatatgtttaaccTTATAACAAACCGCCAAAACTTGCAAAGtgaatatcattttgcattctgGCCAGCAATATATCAATGTTCCCATTGCACTACTTCTTAGTACTTGATATTGTCAGGATTTTGGTCTGTTTTAaagtagccattctaataggtgtcgtgctatttcattgtagttttcacttgcattttcctaataaccAATGATgtggagcaccttttcatatgcttatttgccatcgtGTGTCTTCTTAGGTGAAAGGTCTGCTCAAGTCTTTTGTTCATATTTTGGAAGATTGGCTCTTTTCTTACTGAGCATTagttacatattctggatataagtgcATTATCAGATgtgttttgcaattatttttttctcagtctgtggctttttttattttcttaacagtgtcttttgaaaaGCAGATGTAATTAATTTTGGTAAGtccagtttttcagtttttttctttttgggaatcTTAGTTTTATactaaaatctttgcctaacccaaggtcacagatttttcttaggttttcttctcaATATTtagtagttttaggttttacatgtaAGCTATCATTCATTCTCAGTTAACTTTGGTATATgagttgaggtttttttttttttttgagactgagtctcgctcttttgcccaggctggagagcagtgtgacacgatcttggctcactgcaactccacttcctgggttcaagtgattcctgtgcctcctgagtagctgagactacaagtgtgtgccaccacacctggctaatttttgtgtttttagtagagatggggttttgccatgttggccaggatagtctgaactcctgaccttaagtgattcacctgcctcggcctccgaaaatgctgggattacaggcatgagtcacggcGCCCAGCCATGAAgttcatatttttacatatggATATGCCAGccccatttgtttaaaaaactatCCCCATTGAACTACTTTTGTGCAATTATAAAAAaccaactatatatatatggggtctctgttctcttccactgATAAATAGGATCTATCCActaccacactgtcttaattactctAGTTTTATCTGTCTTGAAATTAGGTGggagttctccaactttgttcttttttcaaaaatattttggctgTTCTGGTTGCCCCTTTCCATATAAGCTTTATCATCAGCTTGTTGATTTCTATAAAAAttcctgctgggattttgactgAAGTTGtgttaaatctatagatcaacgtggagagaattgacatcttaataatatAGAAGCTTCAAATCCATGAAACATGGTATATCTTCTTTTTGTaggttctttgatttttttcatcttctttttgtaggttctttgatttttttcatcagttttttaCTTTTCAGCACAGATCTTAcatatttttgttacatttcaTGTTTTCTGAAATCTGTAAGTGgtgatttaaaaatttcagtttctAAACATTCATTGCTACTATGCAGAAGTAGTCAACTTTTGCATACTGattttgctaaattcacttattttagTACTTTTTAGATTCTCTGGTTTTTCTATATAGGGATTCATATCATCAAATAGAtactgtcttatttatttatttccaatctGTGGGCCTTTTTCCCACCTGCCTTATTGCACAGTGAGCTACAGTGTTGAATAAGAATGCCTTGCTCCCAGTCTTAAAGGAAAGCATTCTTCACCATTTGTATGTTAGCTCAGGCCTTTTTTGCAAATGGTCTTCATCAGGTTTAGTCTTAGTTCTctgaagactttatttttttgtttattgaatCATATGtggctgttgaattttaccagCTACTTTTTTCTGCACCTTTTgggtaaaaaaatttttgagatcaAATTGACGTAACCATAATATTCACCCTCTTAAATAAGCAtatagtggctgggcacagtggctcacgcctataatcccagcactttgggaggccaaagagggtagatcacctgaggtcaggagttggagactagcctgaccaatatagtgaaaccccatcactactaaaaatacaaaattagccaggtatggtggcgtgcgcctgtagtcccagctatttaggcgACTGAgacgtgagaattgcttgaacccgggaggcagaggttgcagtgagctgagatcgcaccgctgcactccagcctgggcgacagggagactccatctcaagaaacaaacaaacatacaatttagCAGTTTTTCCTATATCCACAGTCATTTTCTGCAACTTTTGAGATGATCATTTGGCTTTTCTTATTTGTATGCTGATACAGTGAactacactgatttttttttaaacattggatCAGCCttttattcctgggataaaccctacttggtcatgatgtattctTTTTATAATATTAGGATCAGATTTCATATGCGAGTATGACAAATGACAGTTTTATAAAATCCCTGTGACCTTATAATAAACATTACCCTAAATATAcaattgttttcttattgcttttgAATAGAAACTAAGAGTGTCTTAAATGCTctcataaaatttgccatttagaaggaaatttttaattaaaaaaataccttatAGCTTTCAACCATAAAATcacatggattaaaaaaaaaaagctcacctTTGGTCTACAGATAACGACAAAATGTGCATTCAAGAAGCCCTTACAAGAAAAGCCTTAAGTAATTCACACGATGAAAATAACTCCAATAGTAAGGGATTTTTAGCTGATTGCCTTCCCTCTGCTTTGGGTGGCCACACCAGAATTCCTATAGAAAATGCTTAAGAGATACAATATGATCAAAGTTAGGCTGGAGGTCCTTCAGTGAAGCTTCATTTACATAACTGGTATTCATTTTCTTAACTATTTGT harbors:
- the THAP9 gene encoding DNA transposase THAP9 isoform X2; this encodes MIGAEKLAEVQQMLQVSKKRLISVKNYRMIKKRKGLRLIDALVEEKLLSEETECLLRAQFSDFKWELYNWRETDEYTTEMKQFACTLYLCSSKVYDYVRKILKLPHSSILRTWLSKCQPSPGFNSNIFSFLQRRVENGDQLYQYCSLLIKSIPLKQQLHWDPSSHSLQGFMDFGLGKLDADETPLASETVLLMAVGIFGHWRTPLGYFFVNRASGYLQAQLLRLTIGKLSDIGITVLAVTSDATAHSVQMAKALGIHIDGDDMKCTFQHPSSSSQQIAYFFDSCHLLRLIRNAFQNFQSIQFINGIAHWQHLVELVALEEQKLSNMERIPSTLANLKNHVLKVNCAAQLFSESVASALEYLLSLDLPPFQNCIGTIHFLRLINNLFDIFNSRNCYGKGLKGPLLPETYGKINHVLIEAKTIFVTLSDTSNNQIIKGKQKLGFLGFLLNAESLKWLYQNYVFPKVMPFPYLLTYKFSHDHLELFLNMLRQVLVTSSSPTCMAFQKAYHNLETRYKFQDEVFLSKVSIFDISIARRKDLALWTVQRQYGVSVTKTLFHEEGICQDWSNCSLSEALLDLSDHRRNLICYAGYVANKLSALLTCEDCITALYASDLKASKIGSLLFVKKKNGLHFPSEGLCRVINICERVVRTHSRMAIFELVPKQRELYLQQKILCELSGHIYLFVDLNKHLFDGEVCAINHFVKLLKDIIICFLNIRAKNVAQNPLKQSERTDMKTLSRKHWSSLQDYKCSSFANTSSKFRHLLSNDGYPFK
- the THAP9 gene encoding DNA transposase THAP9 isoform X1 is translated as MTRSCSAVGCSTRDTVLSRERGLSFHQFPTDTIQRSKWIRAVNRVDPRSKKIWIPGPGAILCSKHFQESDFESYGIRRKLKKGAVPSVSLYKIPQGVHLKGKARQKILKQPLPDNSQEVATEDHNYSLKTPLMIGAEKLAEVQQMLQVSKKRLISVKNYRMIKKRKGLRLIDALVEEKLLSEETECLLRAQFSDFKWELYNWRETDEYTTEMKQFACTLYLCSSKVYDYVRKILKLPHSSILRTWLSKCQPSPGFNSNIFSFLQRRVENGDQLYQYCSLLIKSIPLKQQLHWDPSSHSLQGFMDFGLGKLDADETPLASETVLLMAVGIFGHWRTPLGYFFVNRASGYLQAQLLRLTIGKLSDIGITVLAVTSDATAHSVQMAKALGIHIDGDDMKCTFQHPSSSSQQIAYFFDSCHLLRLIRNAFQNFQSIQFINGIAHWQHLVELVALEEQKLSNMERIPSTLANLKNHVLKVNCAAQLFSESVASALEYLLSLDLPPFQNCIGTIHFLRLINNLFDIFNSRNCYGKGLKGPLLPETYGKINHVLIEAKTIFVTLSDTSNNQIIKGKQKLGFLGFLLNAESLKWLYQNYVFPKVMPFPYLLTYKFSHDHLELFLNMLRQVLVTSSSPTCMAFQKAYHNLETRYKFQDEVFLSKVSIFDISIARRKDLALWTVQRQYGVSVTKTLFHEEGICQDWSNCSLSEALLDLSDHRRNLICYAGYVANKLSALLTCEDCITALYASDLKASKIGSLLFVKKKNGLHFPSEGLCRVINICERVVRTHSRMAIFELVPKQRELYLQQKILCELSGHIYLFVDLNKHLFDGEVCAINHFVKLLKDIIICFLNIRAKNVAQNPLKQSERTDMKTLSRKHWSSLQDYKCSSFANTSSKFRHLLSNDGYPFK